Proteins encoded by one window of Thermobaculum terrenum ATCC BAA-798:
- a CDS encoding prephenate dehydrogenase: MKKEPSFGKVLIVGLGLIGGSIGLALTDNRVEVRGVTRSVSTLEEALRRGAITGGSTRLEDEAPHADLIILAAPTRTSINLITDLAQLAKEGTVITDVCSSKVDVVRAMNQLPRHLRAVGGHPMAGKETPGISAAEKDLFLNSRWVLTETKRSDQESKSICEELAKLCGANVLWLDAEEHDLAVAYISHLPLLTSAALVLAAEEADTELTHKLAATGFRDSTRLAAGDHQMGVDLILTNSRNILQAINMFAHELQRMADAIEAGDEGKLRSLLEEAANIRRNRYYKDNTH, from the coding sequence GTGAAGAAGGAACCTTCATTTGGAAAGGTATTGATAGTAGGGCTCGGACTCATAGGAGGCTCTATAGGTCTAGCGCTGACCGACAACAGGGTTGAGGTCCGAGGAGTGACCAGGAGCGTTAGTACGCTTGAAGAGGCTCTGAGAAGGGGAGCTATAACTGGAGGCTCCACCAGGCTGGAGGACGAGGCACCACATGCGGACTTGATAATACTGGCAGCTCCCACAAGAACCTCCATAAATCTTATCACCGATCTGGCTCAGCTAGCTAAAGAGGGCACAGTAATTACCGACGTATGTAGTAGTAAAGTTGACGTGGTCAGAGCAATGAATCAGCTTCCAAGACATCTAAGGGCTGTTGGTGGGCACCCAATGGCAGGGAAGGAAACACCTGGTATATCAGCAGCTGAGAAGGATCTCTTCCTGAACTCTCGTTGGGTACTCACCGAAACCAAAAGATCAGACCAAGAATCCAAATCCATATGCGAAGAACTAGCAAAGCTATGTGGGGCCAACGTACTGTGGCTAGACGCCGAAGAGCATGATCTGGCAGTCGCCTACATCAGCCACTTGCCACTACTCACTTCTGCAGCCCTAGTACTAGCTGCTGAGGAGGCAGATACAGAACTTACACATAAGTTGGCAGCAACAGGCTTTAGGGACAGCACCCGTTTAGCAGCAGGCGACCACCAAATGGGGGTAGACCTCATACTAACTAATTCTCGAAATATTCTCCAAGCCATAAATATGTTTGCACACGAGCTGCAGCGAATGGCAGATGCCATAGAAGCAGGAGATGAGGGCAAACTGCGATCTCTCCTGGAAGAAGCGGCCAACATCCGGAGAAATCGGTATTATAAAGATAATACTCATTAG
- a CDS encoding dolichyl-phosphate beta-glucosyltransferase, translating into MRLTEGRPFISVIIPAYNEAKRLPVTIPRIVSFLSSQGWQYELIVVDDGSTDETQQIACQLSKEYPSIRLLKLPHRGKGPAVREGVLASTGDLVLFTDADLSTPISQLSKLLARIEQGYDIAIGSREGVGARRYKEPFYRHLMGRVFNLFVRLLTLAHFNDTQCGFKLFRKHAAKDIFSNLVLYGSTAPAIKGPMVTSLDVEVLQIAARRGYKVAEVPVEWHYSSGSKVRPALDSYRMLKDIIRIKLNDLRGMYDKK; encoded by the coding sequence ATGCGTTTGACAGAAGGTCGACCTTTCATCTCTGTGATTATCCCTGCTTACAATGAGGCCAAACGCCTGCCAGTTACGATCCCTAGGATCGTTAGCTTCCTCAGCTCGCAGGGATGGCAATACGAGTTAATAGTTGTCGATGACGGGAGCACAGACGAAACGCAACAGATAGCTTGCCAGTTGAGTAAAGAATACCCATCCATTAGGCTGCTTAAGCTGCCACATAGAGGTAAAGGTCCTGCGGTGAGGGAAGGCGTGCTAGCGAGCACGGGTGATCTAGTACTATTTACGGACGCTGACCTCTCTACTCCAATCTCTCAACTCAGCAAATTACTTGCACGCATAGAGCAAGGATACGACATAGCTATTGGGAGCAGAGAAGGAGTGGGAGCTAGAAGGTATAAGGAACCCTTCTATCGACACCTAATGGGGAGAGTATTCAACCTGTTTGTCAGGTTACTAACATTGGCGCACTTCAATGACACTCAATGTGGTTTCAAGCTCTTCAGGAAACATGCAGCTAAGGACATTTTTTCAAACCTAGTGCTTTACGGTAGCACAGCCCCGGCCATCAAGGGTCCTATGGTTACAAGTCTGGATGTAGAAGTGCTTCAGATAGCAGCCAGGAGGGGTTATAAAGTTGCTGAAGTGCCGGTCGAATGGCACTATAGTTCCGGTAGCAAAGTCAGACCTGCTTTGGATTCATATAGAATGCTTAAGGATATAATCCGGATAAAGCTCAACGATCTACGGGGAATGTACGACAAGAAGTAG